The Lactuca sativa cultivar Salinas chromosome 2, Lsat_Salinas_v11, whole genome shotgun sequence genome includes the window ATGCTGATATAATCATATGACAGAATAAAATTGTTGCATCACTGACTGAAAGTAGTTGCCCCGTTAATTTGGCGAGTGGTTACAGGTTCTTTACGGACCTTGTCCAGAGCAAAACTGACACTCAATGGCCTTCCTAAAAAAGCCTGCAATTTgaaccacatatatatatatatatatatatatatatatatatatatatatatatatatatatatatatatatatatatatatatatataaggattaAAGGGTGACAAAATGGAATTCAGTTCATATTTTGGGCATAAATATGCTTAAAAGAGTTAAAAGGTATTCGCTTAACCTTTCCATCCATGGCGTCTTTGGCTGAACTGGCTTCATCTTCACATGAGAAGTTCACAAACCCGAAACCTCTTGACCTACCACTGTCTTTATCATACATGATCCTTACTGCAAACAACATGCCATTGCCACACAATTTAAACCACAGAGCAATGCTAGTTTGAAGTACTGAACCAAATGTGACCTTACCCATCAACCAAATCGTCCCTAAAAATCTTTATTCTaattaatgtgtgtgtgtgtgagagagagtgaGTGTGTCGGTTTCTTTATACGCAGTGCCTATTCTCATTCAGACATTTCATCGAACACATGGCGAACAAAGCGAATACAACTCCAGGCCCGAGATAAAGATGATTTCAATTGTTTTAAGTTGAATTATGAGAAGCTATTTACCTTCGGATACATCGCCAAATGATGAGAAAGCTTCTTTCAATGATTTTTCGTCCACCGACCATGACAACCCTTTAAAACCCACATCAGAATAAGTATAAATTTCAAAACACGTTCGATAAGTATACTAAGCAGCGTAGGCAATCACCTGCCACAAAGAGTTTATTGTTGGAAGGGGGAGAAGAGAAAGAACGGGAGTGAGAATACGAGGATGTGATAACTTGTCTCGCAAACTGTATCAAACTAGTTTTCCTCATTTTTGCTGACGAACAAATGGAGAACGGAGATGCTCTTCGACTTTAATCTTTGTTCAGTATTATTtatctaaaaa containing:
- the LOC111916222 gene encoding glycine-rich RNA-binding protein 4, mitochondrial, which encodes MRKTSLIQFARQVITSSYSHSRSFSSPPSNNKLFVAGLSWSVDEKSLKEAFSSFGDVSEVRIMYDKDSGRSRGFGFVNFSCEDEASSAKDAMDGKAFLGRPLSVSFALDKVRKEPVTTRQINGATTFSQ